The Bos taurus isolate L1 Dominette 01449 registration number 42190680 breed Hereford chromosome 18, ARS-UCD2.0, whole genome shotgun sequence nucleotide sequence ATTTTGTGATTCCCAAATGCAGGAATCCTAaacgccacccccaccccctcattCGCGAACAGCACCCTCTTtaacttctaaaattaaaatgtgcttAGCCTTGATGAATTCCAGAAGCCTGCACCCTAGGACCCACTTTTCCAgaaccctggggaagggaactgTTGAGTGGCTGAGAGAGGACAGAAGCCATCTGTTTCTGCCTTTCTCTCCCGCAGAAGGAAAGCCACGCAAGTTGGGGAGAAACCCGCCAAGGATGAATCTGCCAATGTGAGTTAAGGACCCTTCCTGCCTAATACACCTTAGGATATACCATTAGAGTAGGAATATTGGGGCGGGGGCTGTGATAGGGATTGGCTGTGTTTGAAggtggaggaagaaaaggagcaGAATGGCCATGTCTGGCTCgtgacagttttatttcccaCCAGCAGGAGGAGTCAGACGCCAGAGTCCCAGCCCACAGTGGTGAGTGAGAGCCCAGTCTAGTCACAGGAACTACAAGTCCCAGGATGCCCTCTTCTCATATATAACACACCTTCATGGGAAAATCTGTACAGATAATTCTGGGGATTGTAGTCTGAGATGGTTCTTTGAATGGGGGCTGATGAGGCTCGGGAAGAAAGGCTGAGGCAGGGCattccttgttcctgatctttttGACTTATTGTCTGTCCCACAGAATCTGTGCGGAGACCCTGGGAGAAGAACAGCACAACCTTGCCAAGGTGGGCCATCAATACTGGGGCCCTACCCCCAGAAAGAGTCGGACTTGCCAAATTTGTAGGGAGGAACACAGTGTGACCCCTGGaatgggaggcaggggaggcagaCCCTCTCTCTAACCTTGTTTCTGCCCCACACCATGCCACCTCTCCCAGGATGAAGTCGTCTTCTTCAGTGACCACTTCCGAGGCCCACCCCGCTACGCCTAGTTCCAGTGACGAGTCAGACCTGGAGAGGGTGAAACAGGTAGGGGAGGGGACTGGGGGTGAGGCTCAGGGGATAGAAAGGAGATCTGGGTCTAGACTCTGCCACTGACCTGCTATGTGATTCTAGAAAAGGCCTTGGAACCCTCAGCTTCCCAGTCTGAAAACTGGAGAAATTGGATCGTGTCAGGGATGACAGACCCCATAACCACCTTGTCCAATGCCCATGACAGACCTTACTAATCTATCACTGCATTCATTCCTGATGAGTATCCAGAATCTTTTTCAGCACACTGGCTGCAGACATTTATCACCAACCAGAGTTGGCAGGAGACTGGAATGTCTTATTTGCCAGCCCTGGTACTGAATGTTCTCCAGTACTTTTTTCTCTGGCTCAGAGGATCCAGAATTCTCCCCTAGAAATCTCAGTCACTTTATGGCCTGGCCAGTGATGTCATAGTGTGTGTGTGATACGGGTCTTGACCCTCCTTCCTCTGGCCCCTCAGTCATTAAACGGGGGATTCACTTCTGCAAGTCCAGGTACTCTTCCTCATTGGTTGTACCCCCATTATTTTCAGGAGCTTCTGGAAGAGGTGAGGAAGGaattgcagaaagtgaaagaggaaataatTGAAGGTGaggtgttttcctttttaaacatgtatttattttggagGCATGGTGTCCCCTGGAAAGCCCTTGTTTtggaagggagaaggggaagaggctCTGCCCCTGACCTCTGCCCACTGTTTCTTTCCAGCCTTTGTTCAGGAGCTGAGGAAGCGGGGTGCCCCCTGACCACAGGGCCCCAGAAAATCCAGTTTCTCCTTTCCGCACACCCCCTCTGCCTGTCACCCTGCTTTCCCTGCCTCAACTCGACTTGGAATTGGCTGAAGTCTACACAGGAATGCATCTTCCCCACTCCCTATGTcacttggaaaattccaagggGGTGTGGCTTCCCCAGCACCACGCCCACACCCATATTGGCTGCTGATTGGCTGGGGAAGCCCCCACCCTTTGTTCCCTTTGGTCCTtcccctctgccatccccttggGGCTGGTTCCTCTGCTGGGGATGTACCAAGTAACCCCACAGtaagggggaaggaaggagggaatttCACATTCCCTTGTAGATTCACTTTAACGCTTAATGCctttgaagttttgttttttaagaaaaaaaagtatatatatatatatatttaggtttGTTGCGGGgggaggaaatttttttttctctttggttttgaTAAAATGGGATGTGGGAGTTTTTAAATGCTGTGCCCCTGGCTTGTCCCATTTGGGACAGCTGTGTAAGGAGGGTTGTCCCACCAGGCTGGGGGTGCCTCCCCTTACCCCAGGGACCGACCTCCCTTCCCTCTGGCTCCTTCCCCTTTTCTATGAGGAATTAAGATGCTGTAACTTTTTGGAACctcagttttttggttttttatttggGTAGGTTTTGGGGTCTAGGCCATTTTTACCCCCTGGGGATAAACAAGATAAGGGGGAAAGGAATAGGGGAGGAAACCTCTCCTCTTACCTTCACCTTTAGCTTCTTGGAAATGGGCCCCTGTGGAATAAATCTGCCAGTTTTTATAAATGCTAAGATTTCTGGCGTCATTTGACTAGCTGCTCTCATGAGGATGGGCATGTCCCTCCCGCCCTCAGTAATCCACCTTCCCTCACTTTCCTCCTTCCCACCAGAACCTGCTCCTCTGCCCCCTCTTGCTTCCCAGTGCCCCTCAACAGGCAGCTTCCTTAGTCCTTTCCACCCAGCCCTAAAGAAAGCCAAGGGCATCCCTCATTGACCGTTTGCCCTTGGGCCAGACCCTTGGGTTCTCCTGGACCTCAGTGTCTCGGTCTGGGAAAGGACTCAAAGGATGACTCAGGCAGGGCTCCTCCCACCGGGAACCCTTCCAGCTTCTACTTTTAGTGAGCCTTGTACCCATTTGGCAGATGTACATTATGGTTTTCAAGACACTTTCTTAAGATGACTTTTTCCCCCCAGAGCTCctttaattattataatatttacagTCTTAAAAAGTAGAATTCAGGAATCAGAGGTCATACACACCCCCTTCAGTGGTTCATTGGGTGGGCAGGGGGTAGGTGAGGTAGGTAACAGCCTGGTGGAATTATTCCATTCTGTTGGAGGTAGGGAACTTCAGGGCTGAGGGGCAGACTTCAGTGGCAGAAGACTTTGCATGAAGGTGGGTGGTAACTGAGTGTCCAGTTCAAAGGCAGGAAGTAAGGGGGAATCCCTGAGTACTCTGAAGGGCAGATTTGGATGGAGGAAAGGGTGGAAGGGGAGATCCACTTAAAGAGGGGAGGACCCCAGTCAGGATACCAATGGTGGACTAAATATAGGAGACACAGAGTGACTCAGAAGAGCTGATGCATGCCAAGATCCATCCTATTCCTAATCCCCTAAAAGAGTGAGGTAGATGGAAGGTCATGGGGTCAGGAAGTCCATCAGAGGTTTCTATATTTCCACTACAATGTTCTGTACCAGTGGAGAAGCGGGAAAAGGTAGATGGGGGTCCCAGGAAGAGGACCACTCCTCAGGTAGGTTGAAGATGTGTGATAAAATGAGAGATGGTGtagtggtgggtgggtggggtccAATGGAAGACACCGCTTCTCCATTCCAAAGTGCTAAACCAGTGGAGTAGGGGGTGGAGGTTTGGGCTGGAACGCTTCACCAGTGGATGGGGGAGTCCCAGTAGAAGGTACCCCTCACTGGGCAGGTTAGTAGGGAGGTGACCAAAGGCCTGGTTGGATCAACCCCTGTCCAGGATCCCGACTGCCCCTAAAGGGGCCTGGTGGTATTAGCTGGGCCGGTTCAGGGAGGGATAGTGCAGACAGACATACCAGCCCagacttcagtcctgtccgagaCCTGGGTCTGGCGGCCCCTCATCCCTTGGTGTGGGCTCTTCCTGGGGCGCCGGCGGCAGGTCCTGGACGCAGAGCTGGGCGCGCACCTCTCGCATCTGCGCCTGCAGCTCCTCCAGGGCGCCCGGCGGCGGCGCCGCCTGCACCTGCGCCTGCAGGGCCTCCAGCACCAGCGCCAGGTGGTCCACCTCGTCCCGCATCGCGTCCCAGGCGGCGAGCTGCTCTCCCTCCTTGCGACGCTGTTGCGTCTTTTGTCGCGAGTACTCCAGCACCAGGCAGCCGCAGGCCACCAAGAAGATGGTGGCCTCGCCCAGCAGCTCGGCGCCCAGCTCCGCAGCTGCCTCCTCGTTCAACGGCTTGATGGTTTCCGCATTGAAGCCCATGAGGCGCATCTTGGCCCGCATCTCGACCCAGTGGTACACTGCAGGGGAAGAGAGGGGTCAGGGATCTTGGCTAGGACCGCAAGCCCTGCCCCTCGATGCTCAGTGTTCCTGTCGGAGCAATGGGGACGCAGCGGCCAGAATCGCGAGCGCTAGTGGGAAATGGGCGCCTTAACCAAGACCGGCGCCGGGCCTCGCAGTTACCTGACCAGAAGTGGCCTTGAGGGCATTATTTTGAAAACGTCCAGAAGGTTCTGGTTAACTACTGCAGATGAGAATTGCTGCCCTGGAGGGGAGGTCCAGGGTGTGGGGCAGCATCTCTAGGGGAAGGTGAGTGGTCATAAGTCCAGGGCAGGTGTAAACCTtgctcctgccccacccccaacccaccagccaggctccttccctctccccaaagGTGGAGCTGATGGTGATGCACTCCATCCGGAAGTGAGTTCAGTGTGGGGTTTGGGGCTTTGTACAGAGCTCAGGGCTGGGGCTCCTGCTCTAATGCCAACTTCTTCCTTATCTGATCACTTGTGTGAACAAGAGTTATCACCATTGTCCTTGTTTGTCAATGCAAGAGTGGCCTAGAGTTGATATTTAAGCCTGAATCCCTGCAGTAATAATTAATACTCATCCATTGATACAAGAACTGATGGGGAAAATAAGGTTCCTTGGGCTCATTAAGGGATGAATTTCTGAAAACATTTATACTTGACCCTTGCCAACCATCCTCCACAGCAATCAGGCTGACCtaataaggctttttttttttttttgcaagttagAAGAATAACATGCACGTGGTGGGGGGGATCATTTAGATCACACAGAAGTGAGTAAATTGTAAGACAAAAGTCCATCTTTCCACCTCCAGTTTTGGTCCTCCTAGTCCTCAAAGgttaaccacttttttttttttggtcacactctGACTGgcggatctcagtttcctgaccaggcattgaacccaggccacatcaacgaaagcatggaatcctaatCATCTGACCACCGGGGAACTCCAAAGGTTGACCGCTTTTGATCTTTTTCTGTTAACATTTGTTAAGCAAAACATGATAAGGACTAGCCGTAAAGAAAAAGTTTGACACACTGGAATGCTCTGAAATTCATTCCTGTTTGATGCCCCAGAGGGTAATTCCCTGGCAatctagtagttaagactccatgcatCCAATGCTTCGGGTCCTggtctgatccctggtgggggaactaagttTCCACATGCTGACCCAATgtgatcaaaaaagaaaaaaagtggggggaaagacacaagcaagagaaagaaaaggcaagttCCAGACTTGGAGAAGCCATTTGCACCATACCTATCTGACAAATAACTCAGATTCAGGATATGCAAAGACCTCCTGGGGATCAATAAGAGCATGTGAGACCAGTCAATAGAAAAAGACTTGAATCACCTAAGAGGAGAACTAAATggccactctgtgtgtgtgtgtgtgtgtgtgtgtgttagtctctcagccatatctgactctgagaccccatggactgtactctgccaggctcctctgttcctgggatttccctggcagaatactggagtgggttgccattcccttctccagggaatctttctgacccagggatggaacccaggtctcttgcattgcaggcagattttttaccatatgagccactagggaagcccactagacacgttaaaaaaaaaaaaagctgacctCTATTACACATCAGGGAAATACTAATTAAAATCACAAAGAGAAAGCCCTATAAACCCCCCAGAATAGCTGAAATGAAAACACCAAAcatcctgaagtgaagtgaaagtcactcagtcgtgtccaactctttgggatcccatggactatattgtccatgaaattctccaggccagaatactggagtgggtaacctttcccttctccaggggatcttcccaacccaggaatcgaactggggtctcctgcattgcaggcggattctttaccagatgaaccacaagggaagcccaaagacagtggagtaggtagcctatcccttctccagtggatcttcccaacccaggaatcgaactggggtctcctgcattgcaggcggattctttaccagctgagctatgacgGAAGCCTGTTTCTACATATCCTAAGTGCTGCTTAAGACAAACTGCAGTCAGACTCCGAGGAGGTCATTGAGGACACACACCCACTCAGGCAGCTGGTTGGCAGTGGACTACTAAATTTAGCATCCAATCCTGATAAACCAGCAATTCCGCTCCTGGGTGGACACCCACCAAAACCTGTCACATGTTCTCCGAAAGACATGTCCCTGCATGTTCATCTCAGTGCTATGAATAAAGGACCCAAGACAATTTGAATGCCCACCCATAACTGCAGgattcgttaaaaaaaaaaatgtacacagtGAAACACTCAACAGCAGTGAGAACAAGTGAAGCATGACAACATACAGCAAACTGAATAGTGTTGAATGAAAGAGGCCACACAAGCGTACACTGCTGTGTGATTTCCTTTATGTAACAACCCCCAAGAGGCAACCTCCACCCACAGAGTCACAAGTCAGGAGAGTGGCTACCCTTGGCAGGCTTAGTGACCGGAAGGGGGACATGGGAGGCTTTCTAGGGGGCTGGTTATGTTGTTTCCTATTCTTTCTGTGAGTTTATCAAACTGGACACTTAGGATTTGTATACTTTGCTTTAGGTATATTATAATCCAGTTAAAAATTTTCATAACCCAAATGAATCAGTGTTGTCCAGCCACCTTCCTGGTCTCTCCCAAGTGAGTTTCACTTGCAACATCTGGAGGAGCCCAGAGAAATGCCACTGTCCGGTGCCCTGCCCTTCATCAGTCTATTCCTCCCTGTTGCCTGTGGGGGATCAGACTCGGCCTTGGCCACCTGTCAGATGAGCCTGAGACATCTAAGTTCAAGGTGCCCTGACTGCCTATTTAATCCTCTTCCAGTTGGGAAATTGTACAGGCCCCTCCCAAGAGGAATCCCAGTCTTATGATGTCCTCCAGGCTTCTGCTTGTGTGCAGGGAGCAGGGAGAAGGGTTGTGATGGAACCATGAATTCTTTACTCTCCCTGATGTCTGTTAGAAGGCAAAATGGATTCAGAACCCAGGCCTGAGAAATTCCAGTCCCTCACTCAAAATGGGAGGGCAAGGGGCATGACTATGGCTTGTGTTAAAGGGACTCAAATAcacattcctttctctctctctttttttttaacatttgtaattgtattatttttttaaaactttaaactttttattttgtattggggcatagctgattaacaatggtgtgacagtttcaggtgaacagagaagggactcaaccatacatggatacacatgtatccattctcccctataCCCGCCTCTATCCAGGCTGGCacaaagcactgagtagagttccctgtgctatacagcaggtccgtgttggttatccattttgaatatagcagaaCACACATtcctttcttgtttaaaaaacaaaatttgttgAGCAgttaagacagttttttttttggccaagcagcatgtgggatcttagttcctcaaccagggatctaaaatgtgtcccctgcattgaaaacacagagtcttaaccactgggtcacctgaAAGTCCCCAAGAGAGTCTTTATAATATACTTGTATTATATGATTTGAAccacaagttttaaaatttttcaaattccACATGTCAATTACCTCCACAAATCTAGACAGTTCCTTAAAGGTAAAGGCTCTAAAGGGAATCTCAGCCTGAAATTGAGGAGGATTTTATGTCACCATCTATAAATGCAGCTATGGTTATCAAGCACAgtagttaaaacaaaaaa carries:
- the OPA3 gene encoding optic atrophy 3 protein homolog isoform 1 (isoform 1 is encoded by transcript variant 1); translation: MVVGAFPMAKLLYLGIRQVSKPLANRIKEAARRSEFFKTYICLPPAQLYHWVEMRAKMRLMGFNAETIKPLNEEAAAELGAELLGEATIFLVACGCLVLEYSRQKTQQRRKEGEQLAAWDAMRDEVDHLALVLEALQAQVQAAPPPGALEELQAQMREVRAQLCVQDLPPAPQEEPTPRDEGPPDPGLGQD